A part of Acidobacteriota bacterium genomic DNA contains:
- a CDS encoding PD-(D/E)XK nuclease family protein: MTAWYDARPLAPASRITILTGPAAGARLDAAADYLRRNLQDSTAPEVLLVGQTREAADELARGLALEAGATFGLHRFGVRQLAWRVAAVELARRGLAPASPLAAEAVATHAAFEELTGRRLNYLHPIAKFRTFGRTLAATLRDLRCAGVDPAAAKETGGCGPDVARLADRYDALMDAAGLLDDAALFRVGADVARRDGTTTGLPLGGPLLLLDVAVLDDAAYDFVSAIAGRASSVFATVPAGDGPTLGALRRLPAAETIDTSAAAAASKAGGAAARDPLDRVRRYLFAAEDPPAASDTASDTDTETLTFFSAPGESREAVEIARAIVKEAARGIPFDEMAIVIRSPGVYAGLVETALARAGVDAYFSRGTRVPHPAGRAFLALLACALENLSARRFSEYLSLGQVPRLDPDGGPPRSGERWTLPDSAPEMTPALSQPSLFDAGEKTAVADSDCGAAEGETADSDETPVVGGTLRAPHRWDELLVDSAVVGGRDRWERRLDGFAAELAARLEELRSDEPESPRLRRVEHQTRNLLHLRRFALPVIDRLAALPQKALWGEWLDHLEALAPEVLKDPDDVLAVLGDLRPMANVGPAPLADVRDVLAERLTDLQRNPPRRRYGRVFVGDPDQLRGRRFRVIFIPGLAERVFPHRHRQDPLLLDRHRAELNAATNDDPPRIGLPSRHDLNQREKLLLQVAVGAATDRIWVSYPRLEASKARQRVPSFYALDIERARTGRIPDFREVERRASEQVTARLAWPAPPDPDLAIDDTEHDLAVLHDLFRRPTDEITGRARYLFHLNEGLRRALIARWARWDRRWSRHDGLYAVSDATRAMLADHRLDRRAYSCSGLQRFAVCPYQFFLGSVARIHPLDEIPAPIEQLDPLTRGSIFHEVQAEFTRALQEQNALPVTRARLAQAEQEIDRILDDVAARRKDELVPAIERVWRDEIETMRTDLKGWLHRVADEGGEWTPLHAEFAFGLPPGPGFDPESVSEPATLDGRWMLRGVVDQIEAPARPSETGELRVTDHKTGKDRTKRDMVVNGGETLQPVLYGLAVEQALGRPVSESQLFFATSVGRYRHRVVRLGEKERRQGIEVLEVIDRAIETGVLVPAPRDRACDWCDFRPVCGPWEERRIGKKERQVLSDLRELRSRP, translated from the coding sequence ATGACGGCGTGGTACGATGCCCGCCCGTTGGCACCTGCCTCGCGCATCACGATCCTGACGGGCCCGGCCGCCGGCGCACGCCTTGACGCGGCGGCGGACTATCTGCGACGCAACCTGCAGGACTCTACGGCGCCCGAGGTGCTGCTGGTCGGGCAGACGCGCGAGGCGGCGGACGAACTGGCGCGCGGCCTGGCGTTGGAGGCGGGGGCCACGTTCGGTCTGCATCGATTCGGCGTGCGGCAGCTAGCGTGGCGCGTGGCGGCGGTGGAGCTGGCGCGTCGCGGCCTCGCACCGGCCAGTCCGCTCGCGGCGGAAGCGGTGGCCACCCACGCGGCCTTCGAGGAGCTGACCGGCCGGCGGCTCAACTACCTCCATCCAATTGCGAAGTTCCGCACGTTTGGCCGTACTCTCGCGGCGACCCTGCGCGATCTGCGCTGCGCCGGCGTCGATCCCGCCGCCGCGAAGGAAACGGGCGGCTGCGGTCCGGACGTCGCCCGGCTCGCCGACCGGTACGACGCGTTGATGGACGCTGCCGGCCTGCTGGACGATGCGGCGCTGTTCCGCGTGGGGGCCGACGTTGCGAGGCGCGACGGGACGACGACGGGCCTCCCACTGGGCGGTCCGCTGCTGCTGCTCGATGTGGCGGTGCTGGACGATGCGGCGTACGATTTCGTTTCGGCGATCGCCGGCCGCGCCAGCTCCGTGTTCGCGACCGTGCCTGCCGGTGACGGCCCGACGCTGGGTGCACTCCGGCGGTTGCCGGCCGCGGAGACGATCGACACATCGGCCGCCGCGGCGGCGAGCAAGGCTGGCGGGGCCGCAGCGCGGGATCCGCTCGACCGCGTACGGCGCTATCTCTTCGCGGCGGAGGATCCGCCGGCCGCGTCCGACACCGCGTCCGACACCGACACCGAGACCCTGACGTTCTTCTCCGCCCCGGGCGAGAGCCGCGAGGCGGTGGAGATTGCCCGGGCGATCGTCAAGGAAGCGGCGCGTGGCATTCCATTCGACGAGATGGCGATCGTGATCCGCTCGCCGGGCGTTTACGCCGGCCTGGTGGAGACCGCACTCGCCCGCGCCGGCGTCGATGCGTACTTCTCCCGTGGCACCCGTGTGCCGCATCCGGCCGGCCGTGCGTTCCTTGCGCTACTTGCTTGCGCGCTTGAGAACCTGTCGGCCCGGCGTTTCTCCGAGTACCTTTCGCTGGGCCAGGTGCCGCGGCTGGATCCTGACGGCGGGCCCCCTCGCAGCGGCGAGCGCTGGACGCTTCCCGACAGCGCGCCGGAGATGACGCCGGCGCTGTCGCAGCCTTCACTCTTCGACGCCGGGGAGAAGACCGCCGTCGCCGACAGCGACTGTGGCGCCGCGGAAGGGGAAACGGCGGACAGCGACGAGACGCCGGTCGTGGGCGGCACGCTTCGCGCACCGCACCGCTGGGACGAGCTGCTTGTCGATTCGGCCGTCGTCGGCGGCCGCGACCGATGGGAACGCCGCCTCGACGGTTTCGCCGCCGAACTCGCCGCCCGCCTGGAAGAACTCCGAAGCGACGAACCCGAGTCACCTCGCCTGCGGCGTGTCGAGCATCAGACTCGGAACCTGTTGCACCTCCGGCGATTTGCCCTGCCCGTGATCGATCGCCTGGCCGCTCTCCCCCAGAAGGCGCTCTGGGGTGAATGGCTCGATCACCTCGAGGCGCTGGCGCCTGAGGTGTTGAAGGATCCGGACGACGTCCTCGCCGTCCTGGGCGACCTGCGGCCGATGGCCAATGTCGGGCCGGCGCCGCTTGCCGATGTGCGCGATGTGCTTGCCGAGCGGCTGACGGACCTGCAGCGCAACCCGCCGCGCCGACGGTACGGCCGCGTCTTCGTCGGTGACCCGGATCAACTGCGGGGCCGGCGCTTTCGCGTCATCTTCATCCCGGGCCTCGCCGAGCGGGTGTTTCCGCACCGGCACCGGCAGGATCCGCTGCTGCTCGACCGTCACCGCGCCGAGCTCAACGCGGCGACGAACGACGACCCGCCGCGCATCGGCCTCCCGAGCCGCCACGATCTGAACCAGCGGGAGAAGCTGCTGCTGCAGGTCGCCGTCGGCGCCGCGACCGACCGGATCTGGGTCTCTTATCCCCGCCTGGAAGCGAGCAAGGCGCGACAGCGGGTTCCGTCGTTCTACGCGCTCGACATAGAGCGGGCGCGCACGGGCCGCATCCCGGATTTCCGCGAGGTGGAGCGCCGCGCGTCCGAGCAGGTGACGGCGCGCCTCGCCTGGCCGGCGCCACCGGATCCCGATCTCGCGATCGACGATACGGAACATGACCTGGCCGTGCTGCACGATCTATTCAGACGGCCGACGGACGAGATCACGGGGCGCGCACGGTACCTGTTCCATCTGAACGAGGGCCTGCGCCGCGCCCTCATCGCGCGGTGGGCCCGCTGGGACCGGCGCTGGTCTAGGCACGACGGCCTGTACGCCGTGAGCGACGCGACGCGCGCGATGTTGGCGGACCACCGGCTCGACCGGCGCGCGTACTCTTGTTCCGGCCTGCAGCGCTTCGCCGTCTGCCCGTACCAGTTCTTCCTCGGATCGGTCGCGCGCATCCACCCCCTCGACGAGATCCCGGCGCCGATCGAGCAGCTCGACCCGCTGACGCGGGGCAGCATCTTCCACGAGGTGCAGGCGGAGTTCACACGGGCGCTCCAGGAGCAGAATGCCCTGCCGGTGACGCGTGCGCGGCTCGCGCAGGCCGAGCAGGAGATCGACAGGATCCTCGACGATGTCGCGGCGCGCAGGAAGGACGAGCTCGTTCCCGCGATAGAGCGGGTCTGGCGCGACGAGATCGAAACGATGCGGACCGACCTGAAGGGGTGGCTCCACCGAGTCGCCGACGAGGGCGGCGAGTGGACCCCGCTGCATGCCGAGTTTGCCTTCGGCTTGCCGCCCGGCCCCGGCTTCGATCCGGAGAGCGTGTCAGAGCCGGCCACCCTGGACGGACGCTGGATGCTGCGCGGTGTCGTAGACCAGATCGAGGCCCCGGCGAGGCCGAGCGAGACGGGCGAGTTGCGGGTTACCGACCACAAGACCGGCAAGGACCGGACGAAGCGGGACATGGTGGTGAACGGCGGTGAGACGCTGCAGCCGGTGCTCTACGGCCTTGCCGTGGAGCAGGCTCTCGGACGGCCCGTCAGCGAGTCGCAGCTCTTCTTCGCCACATCCGTCGGCCGCTACCGGCATCGCGTTGTGCGGCTGGGTGAGAAGGAGCGACGACAGGGGATCGAGGTGCTGGAGGTGATCGACCGCGCCATCGAGACGGGCGTGCTGGTGCCCGCGCCACGCGACCGGGCCTGCGACTGGTGCGACTTTCGGCCGGTCTGCGGTCCTTGGGAGGAGCGTCGGATAGGGAAGAAGGAACGGCAGGTCCTGAGCGATCTCCGGGAGCTGAGGTCCCGGCCATGA